The proteins below come from a single Argentina anserina chromosome 1, drPotAnse1.1, whole genome shotgun sequence genomic window:
- the LOC126789112 gene encoding uncharacterized protein LOC126789112 has product MSAVVCGKRSSIFEEQPPVSSKRIRFASSSSSSTSPVRFSTTSFAASAPRSSLLDQLRAVFPDMDNQLLEKALEECGDDLDSAIRSLNELRLSSAASSKSGVASEANVQPQAQGAVAANGEVSGNEDLSGQNNLPTQGADWVELFVREMMSASNMDDAKTRASRVLEVLEKSICSRASTEAAQSFHQENMMLKEQMEALIQENTILKRAVSTQHERHKEYEDRGQELQQLKQLVAQYQEQLRTLEVNNYALTMHLKQAQQTSSIPGRFHPDVF; this is encoded by the exons ATGTCTGCCGTAGTGTGCGGGAAGAGATCATCGATATTCGAAGAGCAGCCTCCTGTTTCCTCCAAGAGAATCCGCTTcgcttcttcctcttcctcttctacTTCTCCGGTACGCTTCTCTACGACGTCGTTTGCTGCTTCTGCTCCTCGTTCCTCCCTCCTCGATCAGCTCAGGGCCGTTTTCCCGGACATGGATAATCAG CTTCTTGAGAAAGCGCTTGAGGAATGCGGTGATGATTTGGATTCAGCTATCAGGAGTTTGAATGAGCTGCGATTGAGTTCTGCTGCAAGTAGTAAGTCTGGCGTCGCATCTGAAGCAAATGTGCAACCGCAGGCACAGG GTGCAGTAGCAGCGAATGGAGAAGTTTCTGGTAATGAGGATCTGTCGGGTCAAAATAACCTGCCCACGCAAGGAGCCGACTGGGTGGAGCTCTTTGTTAGAGAGATGATGAGTGCCTCTAACATGGATGATGCCAAAACTCGTGCTTCAAGAGTGCTTGAGGTCTTGGAGAAATCCATCTGTTCACGGGCATCCACTGAAGCAGCCCAAAGCTTTCACCAG GAAAATATGATGCTGAAGGAACAAATGGAAGCTCTTATTCAGGAAAACACGATCCTGAAGCGAGCTGTATCCACTCAGCATGAACGTCACAAGGAGTATGAAGATAGAGGCCAGGAATTGCAGCAGCTCAAGCAGCTGGTGGCCCAGTACCAGGAACAACTAAGAACTCTTGAG GTGAACAACTATGCACTTACTATGCATCTGAAGCAAGCTCAGCAAACCAGCTCCATTCCAGGGCGGTTTCACCCTGATGTGTTTTAG